From a single Lolium rigidum isolate FL_2022 chromosome 7, APGP_CSIRO_Lrig_0.1, whole genome shotgun sequence genomic region:
- the LOC124669942 gene encoding uncharacterized protein LOC124669942: MDELGEGGAKKAKMWPWWAGASAAQLTAGLVWFRRGKGGGDMTMPFRAFAIATLIVGAGATAVTAGVSAAGVGSVAEMKDLGARIRRWSRAPPRRVQGGE; encoded by the exons atggatgAGCTGGGCGAGGGCGGCGCGAAGAAGGCCAAGATGTGGCCATGGTGGGCGGGAGCGAGTGCCGCGCAGCTAACTGCCGGGCTGGTTTGGTTCCGGCGAGGCAAGGGCGGCGGGGACATGACGATGCCGTTCAGGGCGTTCGCCATCGCCACCCTCATCGTCGGCGCCGGCGCCACCGCCGTGACCGCCGGAGTGTCCGCGGCGGGCGTCGGATCG GTGGcggagatgaaggacttgggcgCGAGGATCAGGAGGTGGAGCAGGGCTCCTCCTCGACGGGTCCAGGGAGGAGAGTAG